The Candidatus Hinthialibacter antarcticus genome has a window encoding:
- a CDS encoding AMP-binding protein: MTKREFNTLADIVNTFPERGTDDAIRFFNGFRIFHTSYAQLYEQALRFAGYLRSIGVERGDRILIWTPNSPEWAMVYCGCVISGVVLVPIDARHTPEFIQHVARETQAKLLVRSQFSADPTIDAPTVLTETLFQKVESAQPHTQDAPIQPDDVAQILYTSGTTGDPKGVVLTQRNQAVNVSDILAHIPVDASYHALSVLPLSHALEQTAGFWTVLAAGGSVLYLKTLKPSALAQVFQRETITVMVLVPRLLDMFKQRIEEQLEAKGVAGIFRLAIRCANILPRWTRKLLFRFIHKRFNTRFHAFVSGGSALAPDVERFWLGLGFQIWQGYGLTETSPVLTAAQPNARRVGSVGLPVSNVEIQLGEGKEILARGPNVFGGYYQKPHETEKVFRDGWFRTGDVGEIDDNGFLYIRTRLKDVIVTADGINIYPEDIENVLNQVEGVIESCVIGVGEREEEIHAVLLLNENAGSAEAAVKSANAQLPPEQRIQEFSVWPEPEFPKTPTLKIKKKEVKSQITQPKGAAPPSAKGTALQRILCELSNLALDEIQPESKLGDDLGLSSIDRVELAAQLEAEFRTDVDERALTPETTVRELEALLHSSNQAQPLHIRRWTLTQPTRAFRWLFQNSVVRPAIGLFCDLHCSGLENLKDVKGPVFFVSNHTSHIDTALIQLLTPAHLGAKACPAAWAEYFITDGLGFLTRLAVWSAWNISTIGFNIFPFSNTGAFRQSMAYAGELVDKGWSILLFPEGTRTLDGNLNEFKDGAGILAHNLQVPIVPVATFGAHKVLPTGAGWPKRNRVDIVFGKPFQPGDASIQEINLRIQQEIVMLWEQINNGNKRG; the protein is encoded by the coding sequence ATGACGAAGCGTGAATTCAACACTCTAGCGGACATCGTCAATACGTTCCCTGAACGCGGGACCGACGACGCCATCCGCTTTTTCAATGGGTTTCGCATCTTCCATACGTCATACGCGCAGTTGTATGAACAGGCGTTGCGCTTTGCGGGCTATTTGCGCTCCATCGGCGTCGAGCGCGGCGACCGCATCCTGATCTGGACGCCCAACAGCCCCGAATGGGCGATGGTCTATTGTGGATGCGTGATTTCCGGCGTGGTTCTGGTTCCCATTGATGCGCGGCATACGCCGGAGTTCATTCAACACGTTGCGCGGGAGACGCAAGCGAAATTGCTGGTGCGGTCGCAATTCAGCGCCGACCCCACAATTGACGCTCCAACCGTGCTCACCGAAACGCTGTTTCAAAAAGTTGAATCAGCCCAACCGCATACGCAGGACGCTCCCATCCAGCCGGATGACGTCGCACAAATTTTGTACACCTCGGGCACCACGGGCGATCCGAAAGGCGTGGTGCTCACTCAACGCAACCAGGCGGTCAACGTCAGCGACATTTTGGCGCATATTCCGGTTGACGCGTCATATCACGCGTTGTCGGTCTTGCCGCTGAGCCATGCGCTCGAACAAACCGCTGGCTTTTGGACGGTCTTGGCGGCGGGCGGTTCGGTTCTTTATCTGAAAACACTGAAACCCTCCGCGCTTGCTCAAGTGTTCCAACGCGAAACCATTACCGTCATGGTGTTGGTGCCGCGCCTGTTAGACATGTTCAAACAACGCATCGAAGAACAACTCGAAGCCAAAGGAGTTGCGGGTATATTTCGTCTGGCGATACGGTGCGCAAATATCCTGCCGCGCTGGACGCGTAAGTTACTGTTTCGTTTTATTCATAAGCGATTCAACACGCGCTTTCATGCGTTTGTTTCGGGCGGCTCCGCCCTGGCGCCGGATGTGGAGCGCTTTTGGCTTGGATTGGGATTTCAAATCTGGCAGGGCTACGGCCTCACTGAAACCAGCCCGGTTTTGACCGCCGCTCAGCCCAACGCCCGCCGGGTCGGCTCGGTGGGCCTGCCAGTGTCGAACGTCGAAATTCAGTTGGGCGAAGGCAAGGAAATTCTCGCGCGCGGCCCCAACGTGTTCGGCGGGTATTACCAAAAGCCGCATGAAACCGAAAAAGTGTTTCGGGACGGCTGGTTCCGTACCGGCGACGTAGGCGAGATCGACGACAACGGCTTCTTGTATATCCGAACCCGGCTAAAAGACGTAATCGTTACCGCCGACGGCATCAATATCTACCCAGAAGATATTGAAAACGTCTTAAACCAGGTCGAGGGCGTCATAGAAAGTTGCGTGATCGGCGTGGGCGAGCGCGAAGAAGAAATCCACGCCGTGCTGCTGCTCAATGAGAACGCAGGCTCCGCCGAGGCCGCCGTCAAATCCGCAAACGCCCAACTTCCACCTGAACAGCGCATCCAGGAATTCAGCGTCTGGCCGGAGCCGGAGTTCCCCAAGACGCCGACATTGAAAATCAAAAAGAAAGAAGTCAAAAGCCAGATCACTCAGCCGAAAGGCGCAGCGCCTCCATCAGCAAAAGGGACGGCGCTGCAACGCATTTTGTGTGAACTCAGCAACCTGGCGCTCGATGAAATTCAGCCGGAATCAAAACTAGGCGATGATTTAGGGTTGAGTTCCATTGACCGGGTCGAATTGGCCGCCCAGTTAGAGGCGGAGTTCAGGACCGATGTGGACGAACGCGCCCTGACGCCCGAGACCACCGTCCGCGAACTTGAGGCCTTGCTGCATTCCAGCAACCAGGCCCAGCCGCTCCATATTCGCCGTTGGACGCTCACGCAGCCGACCCGAGCCTTTCGCTGGTTGTTTCAGAACAGCGTCGTCCGCCCCGCCATCGGCCTGTTTTGCGACCTTCATTGCTCCGGGCTTGAAAACTTGAAGGACGTAAAAGGCCCGGTGTTTTTTGTCTCGAACCACACCAGCCATATCGACACCGCCTTAATCCAATTGCTGACGCCTGCCCATTTGGGCGCAAAAGCCTGCCCCGCCGCATGGGCGGAATATTTCATCACTGATGGCTTAGGCTTTTTAACGAGGCTGGCGGTGTGGAGCGCGTGGAACATCTCAACCATTGGGTTTAACATATTCCCCTTCTCGAACACCGGCGCCTTTCGCCAGAGCATGGCCTACGCAGGGGAACTGGTCGACAAGGGATGGAGCATCTTGCTGTTCCCCGAAGGCACCCGCACACTCGACGGCAATCTCAACGAGTTCAAAGACGGCGCCGGCATACTTGCGCACAACCTGCAGGTTCCGATTGTTCCGGTGGCGACTTTCGGCGCGCACAAGGTTCTGCCCACAGGCGCCGGATGGCCCAAGCGCAACCGGGTCGATATCGTTTTCGGCAAGCCCTTCCAGCCGGGAGATGCGAGCATCCAAGAGATCAACCTACGGATTCAACAAGAGATTGTTATGCTGTGGGAGCAAATAAACAACGGTAATAAAAGAGGATAA
- a CDS encoding MFS transporter, with translation MRTGPRNQIAAWCIYDFANTMYSALFITFFFPVFIKNYAGGQEIHVGYVMSVSTLLAAVLVPVVGALSDQSGRRMPYLILCTLGCCAASFAIAFSSLYIALALAVVSLFLYGISLAVYDAILPKLADERTQGTVSGWGVGVGYLGTPFSLLALAAWMAYAGWDTEFGVRGTFVLTAVLFLGFSLYPFFVIREPKTPSQRSAFKEISRAFRELGQTVRRLPQQPGFVAFLGCAFLFWNAIMSVVVFLYLFSETKLGLSQQEFVKIYAGLAFAAAIGSWIAGKMTDRFGPKKVLFFCGVVWIMVLVAFLWIETLTPFTIAGMIGGAAMASYQAAVRPFLIQFAAPEQMGEYFGFLALFNKASGALGPAVFGWAATTYGYEVAIYILIGFFIAGLICLAFAPDKRAQPLFRKGTSS, from the coding sequence ATGAGAACTGGCCCACGCAATCAAATCGCAGCATGGTGCATCTACGATTTCGCCAACACGATGTACTCGGCCCTGTTTATCACATTTTTCTTCCCGGTGTTCATCAAGAATTACGCGGGCGGGCAAGAAATCCACGTCGGGTATGTCATGTCGGTTTCAACGCTGCTGGCGGCAGTGTTGGTGCCAGTGGTGGGGGCGTTGTCCGACCAAAGCGGTCGGCGAATGCCTTACCTGATTCTCTGTACGCTGGGTTGTTGCGCCGCCTCGTTCGCGATTGCGTTTTCGAGTTTGTATATCGCGCTGGCGCTGGCGGTGGTTTCGTTATTTTTGTATGGAATCTCCCTCGCGGTCTATGACGCCATTCTCCCCAAACTTGCCGACGAAAGAACGCAAGGCACGGTCAGCGGCTGGGGCGTCGGCGTAGGCTACCTGGGTACGCCCTTTTCACTGCTCGCGCTGGCCGCATGGATGGCCTACGCCGGGTGGGACACCGAGTTCGGCGTACGCGGCACGTTTGTATTGACGGCGGTGCTGTTTCTTGGGTTTTCGCTCTATCCGTTTTTCGTCATTCGCGAACCCAAGACGCCATCGCAACGAAGCGCCTTCAAAGAAATTTCACGCGCGTTTCGCGAGTTAGGCCAAACCGTACGCCGTCTGCCGCAACAACCGGGGTTCGTCGCCTTTCTCGGCTGCGCGTTTTTATTTTGGAACGCCATCATGTCGGTGGTGGTATTTTTGTACTTATTCAGCGAAACCAAACTGGGGCTTTCCCAACAAGAGTTCGTCAAAATCTATGCAGGCTTGGCCTTTGCCGCAGCAATCGGCTCTTGGATCGCAGGCAAGATGACCGACCGCTTCGGCCCGAAAAAAGTGCTTTTCTTTTGCGGCGTCGTCTGGATCATGGTACTGGTCGCATTTCTCTGGATCGAAACGCTGACGCCGTTCACCATCGCCGGGATGATCGGCGGCGCAGCGATGGCGTCGTACCAAGCCGCCGTGCGCCCCTTCTTGATTCAATTCGCGGCGCCCGAACAAATGGGCGAATATTTTGGATTTCTGGCGCTATTCAATAAAGCCAGCGGCGCATTAGGCCCCGCAGTCTTTGGCTGGGCGGCGACAACATACGGCTACGAAGTTGCAATTTATATTTTGATCGGCTTCTTCATCGCTGGACTGATTTGCCTGGCCTTTGCGCCCGACAAACGCGCGCAGCCATTATTTCGCAAGGGGACATCATCATGA
- a CDS encoding sigma 54-interacting transcriptional regulator → MKPISFKRFAIIGDSPVMKTLEAQVRTAAACNETILLTGERGVGKELIAKALHKLSANKGGPFITVDCAALHAATAESVLFGHERGAFTGAVHRHIGLLEQAHQGSVFLDEIASLSLEMQGRFLRFLEERTIQRIGSTQPLQIRTRVIAAANRDLVQEQQAGRFLPDLYDRLNVIRLHAPPLRERSEDALQLFHHFLPRYNGRLLADGQRFLLDYPWPGNVRELRNLCKRIAVFYPEGPIDKTTLENLIDPAPVEQANRASPT, encoded by the coding sequence ATGAAACCGATCTCCTTCAAACGCTTTGCCATCATAGGCGACAGTCCGGTAATGAAAACGCTCGAAGCGCAAGTGCGCACCGCCGCCGCCTGTAACGAAACCATCCTGCTAACCGGAGAACGCGGCGTCGGCAAAGAACTGATCGCCAAAGCGCTGCACAAACTCAGCGCCAACAAGGGCGGCCCCTTCATCACGGTTGACTGCGCCGCCCTCCACGCCGCGACGGCGGAGTCGGTGTTGTTCGGCCATGAACGCGGCGCCTTTACCGGCGCGGTGCATCGCCACATCGGCCTATTGGAACAAGCCCACCAAGGCAGCGTCTTTCTCGATGAGATTGCTTCGCTATCGTTGGAAATGCAGGGGCGATTTTTACGCTTTCTGGAAGAACGCACTATCCAACGCATCGGCTCCACCCAGCCTCTGCAAATCCGCACCCGCGTCATTGCGGCGGCCAATCGCGATCTTGTCCAAGAACAACAAGCCGGGCGCTTCTTGCCTGACCTCTATGACCGGCTCAACGTCATTCGCCTCCACGCGCCCCCGTTGCGCGAACGCAGCGAAGACGCGCTGCAATTGTTTCATCACTTTCTTCCTCGATACAACGGGCGGCTCCTCGCGGACGGACAACGCTTTCTGTTAGACTACCCCTGGCCCGGCAACGTCCGCGAGCTGAGAAACCTATGCAAACGGATCGCCGTTTTTTACCCGGAAGGCCCAATCGACAAAACCACCTTAGAAAATTTGATCGACCCTGCGCCAGTCGAACAAGCGAACCGGGCGTCCCCAACATAG
- a CDS encoding glycosyltransferase family 39 protein, translating to MVNDLLSLWTRKPFGLLLPLLLFALLTAITLPNPYVYHQDENYYMNSTRSMLAQSEFFVPSYNNVPRINKPIGFYWLMLSFQSILGHGFASSRMASWLFSLGMLIAAYYSSGWIFADEKRRALTVWVLASMDVFYRYAHYAVPEMTLAFFMACAHLAAWRWLTTRRTRDLLFLYLGAGLAFNIKGPVGILLPFAVTAAYLCLNQRRHELKRLMSFPGALLLLAIITPWYFMLMAKLGPMRLLTMMGQETAGRVFSLENSPAYYLPVLLLYFAPWSWFPLLRLRQWLQKNNRQSFGQALKRSYPFVWFATYVLFYSLIVGEKHQWYSLQWSLPLALLCVQALMPSGETPRFHKTYWFIGVLGAIASTTALSLHLLLGDIVYSTGAAVMLSSCLALGVISLAISRTPAARILSVAVWLLFLHCIIFQAVLPSKQLFPVTKFALQLQQQVQPFELLVNERYFHKKLFLFDIPSLTFSQLEKHENLFQAKLHEHRPTFALCRKSVFDAMDLTMQNGYEIVSSGYCKKEKEHEKREGNRLARWVRFIQTADKSHIIEPIYLLKKKEPSTPPLAD from the coding sequence ATGGTAAACGACCTGCTTTCTCTTTGGACGCGAAAGCCATTCGGCTTGTTGCTGCCCTTGCTGCTGTTTGCGCTGCTGACCGCAATCACCTTGCCGAACCCCTACGTCTACCATCAAGATGAAAATTACTACATGAATTCCACTCGAAGCATGTTGGCGCAGAGCGAATTCTTCGTCCCAAGTTATAACAACGTCCCCCGCATCAACAAACCCATCGGGTTTTATTGGCTCATGCTCTCCTTTCAATCCATCCTGGGGCATGGGTTCGCGTCCAGCCGCATGGCGTCGTGGCTCTTTTCGTTGGGAATGTTAATCGCAGCGTATTATTCGTCGGGCTGGATTTTTGCGGATGAGAAACGCCGCGCGCTAACAGTGTGGGTGTTAGCGTCGATGGATGTGTTTTACCGTTACGCCCATTACGCCGTGCCGGAAATGACGCTGGCGTTTTTTATGGCTTGCGCCCATCTGGCGGCGTGGCGCTGGCTGACGACGCGCCGTACGCGCGACTTGCTGTTTCTGTATTTGGGCGCGGGCTTGGCGTTCAACATCAAAGGCCCGGTCGGCATTCTGTTACCGTTCGCCGTAACGGCGGCGTATCTTTGTTTGAACCAACGCCGCCATGAACTCAAACGCCTGATGTCATTTCCTGGCGCCCTGCTATTGCTTGCAATCATTACCCCCTGGTATTTTATGCTGATGGCGAAACTCGGCCCGATGCGCCTGTTAACTATGATGGGCCAGGAAACCGCCGGGCGCGTCTTTTCTCTCGAAAACTCCCCGGCGTATTACCTGCCCGTCTTGTTGTTGTATTTCGCCCCGTGGTCTTGGTTCCCGTTGCTGCGACTGAGACAGTGGCTTCAAAAAAACAATCGCCAATCATTTGGGCAAGCATTAAAGCGCTCGTATCCGTTCGTCTGGTTTGCAACCTACGTTTTGTTTTATTCCCTCATCGTAGGCGAAAAACACCAGTGGTATTCCTTGCAATGGTCGCTGCCGCTGGCGCTTCTTTGCGTACAAGCGCTCATGCCCTCTGGCGAGACGCCCCGGTTTCATAAAACGTATTGGTTTATCGGCGTGTTGGGCGCCATCGCGTCGACAACCGCTCTTAGTTTGCATTTGCTCTTAGGAGACATCGTCTATTCGACGGGGGCGGCGGTCATGCTCAGTTCATGCTTGGCGCTGGGCGTAATTAGTTTGGCGATCTCGCGAACGCCCGCCGCGCGCATCCTGTCCGTCGCGGTCTGGCTGCTATTTTTGCATTGCATCATTTTCCAGGCCGTACTGCCATCAAAGCAACTCTTTCCCGTCACCAAATTTGCGTTGCAATTACAACAACAAGTCCAGCCGTTTGAACTATTGGTCAACGAGCGCTATTTCCATAAGAAATTATTCTTATTCGATATTCCTTCTCTGACTTTTTCGCAATTGGAAAAGCATGAGAACCTCTTTCAAGCCAAACTCCATGAGCATCGCCCGACATTCGCCCTGTGCCGCAAGAGTGTGTTTGACGCGATGGACTTAACCATGCAGAATGGTTATGAGATCGTCTCATCCGGGTATTGCAAAAAAGAAAAAGAGCACGAAAAACGAGAAGGCAACCGCCTCGCCCGATGGGTGCGCTTCATCCAAACCGCAGATAAATCCCACATCATCGAGCCAATTTATCTCCTAAAAAAGAAAGAACCATCCACGCCGCCGCTTGCTGATTAA